A window of Corallococcus macrosporus DSM 14697 contains these coding sequences:
- a CDS encoding 16S rRNA (uracil(1498)-N(3))-methyltransferase — MNLLLLVDDDFLPDGTARLTGRRAQHAREVLRAEPGESLRVGRLGGLTGTGEVLENSAGVLHLRVALTEPPPPRAGVDLLLAIPRPKALKKVLPAVASLGVDRIVLVNAARVEKSYFDSKVLEPAFVHELLIQGLEQARDTRLPEVLVRERFRPFVEDELDAVFGPQSLRLLPHPPARQPLRALGVGLAQRVVLAIGPDGGWVPFEADLLEAHGFHPFSLGPRILRVETAVPVLLGQVALLRDDTAAPSATTLT; from the coding sequence GTGAACCTGCTGCTCCTGGTGGACGATGACTTCCTGCCCGACGGCACCGCGCGCCTCACCGGCCGGCGGGCCCAGCACGCCCGAGAGGTGCTGCGCGCCGAGCCCGGTGAATCCCTGCGCGTGGGCCGCCTGGGCGGCCTCACGGGCACCGGCGAGGTCCTGGAGAACAGCGCCGGGGTGCTGCACCTGCGCGTCGCCCTCACCGAGCCCCCGCCGCCGCGCGCGGGCGTGGACCTGCTGCTGGCCATCCCCCGGCCCAAGGCGCTGAAGAAGGTGCTGCCCGCGGTGGCCTCGCTGGGCGTGGACCGCATCGTCCTGGTCAACGCGGCGCGCGTGGAGAAGAGCTACTTCGACTCCAAGGTGCTGGAGCCGGCCTTCGTCCACGAGCTGCTCATCCAGGGCCTGGAGCAGGCCCGCGACACGCGCCTCCCCGAGGTCCTGGTCCGCGAGCGCTTCCGCCCCTTCGTCGAGGACGAGCTCGACGCCGTCTTCGGCCCCCAGTCCCTCCGCCTGCTCCCCCACCCGCCCGCGCGGCAGCCGCTCCGCGCACTGGGCGTGGGGTTGGCCCAGCGCGTCGTGCTGGCCATAGGCCCGGACGGCGGCTGGGTGCCCTTCGAGGCCGACCTCCTGGAAGCCCACGGCTTCCACCCGTTTTCGTTGGGGCCCCGGATTCTCCGCGTGGAGACGGCCGTCCCCGTCCTCCTCGGGCAGGTCGCGCTTCTCCGGGACGACACTGCGGCGCCTTCGGCGACAACTCTGACTTGA
- a CDS encoding tRNA-uridine aminocarboxypropyltransferase — protein MRNLCLRCRRPESACYCAQLPPRLETRTRVVFLQHPRESRVAIGTARMAHLSLSNSELHEGVDFTGHRRIEALAAQRDSVAILFPGDDAITVEEARLNPPKTLIVVDGTWPQAKKVVSRNPVLAGLPRIGFVPRRPSNYRIRSEPADHCVSTIEAVVEMLGILEGDPARFDTMLRAFEYMVDTQLARQATRTSPNRRRIYFGPWRPPLELRSLAERFEKLVVFYGEANAHPAGGEEIPTELVHAVACRPSTGERFEAVIAPEQPLAYSTPLHVELPEDVLRAGEPRAEAMKRFEAFLRPDDELAVWTTFALDLLWAGGITRRPASSVRLATARALKGKAGGVEQAMTLLQGPDVPQWAPGRAGRRIRALESVVRELVARGNATEPPQKLPRTGS, from the coding sequence GTGCGTAACCTCTGCCTGCGTTGCCGCCGTCCTGAAAGCGCCTGTTATTGCGCGCAACTGCCGCCCCGGCTGGAGACTCGCACGCGCGTCGTGTTCCTCCAGCACCCGCGCGAGAGCCGCGTGGCCATTGGCACCGCGCGCATGGCGCACCTGTCGCTCAGCAACTCCGAGCTGCATGAAGGCGTGGACTTCACCGGCCACCGGCGCATCGAGGCGCTGGCCGCGCAGCGCGACTCCGTGGCGATTCTCTTCCCGGGCGACGACGCCATCACGGTGGAGGAGGCGCGGCTGAATCCGCCCAAGACGCTCATCGTCGTGGATGGCACCTGGCCCCAGGCGAAGAAGGTCGTCTCGCGCAACCCGGTGCTGGCCGGGCTGCCGCGCATCGGCTTCGTGCCGCGCCGGCCGAGCAACTACCGCATCCGCTCCGAGCCCGCGGACCACTGCGTGTCCACCATCGAGGCGGTGGTGGAGATGCTGGGCATCCTGGAAGGGGACCCGGCGCGCTTCGACACCATGCTGCGGGCCTTCGAGTACATGGTGGACACGCAGCTCGCGCGGCAGGCGACGCGCACCTCGCCCAACCGGCGCCGCATCTACTTCGGGCCGTGGCGCCCGCCGCTGGAGCTGCGCTCGCTGGCGGAGCGCTTCGAGAAGCTCGTCGTCTTCTACGGCGAGGCGAACGCCCACCCCGCGGGAGGCGAGGAGATTCCCACCGAGCTGGTGCACGCGGTGGCGTGCCGTCCGTCCACGGGCGAGCGCTTCGAGGCCGTCATCGCCCCGGAGCAGCCGCTGGCCTACAGCACGCCGCTGCACGTGGAGCTGCCCGAGGACGTCCTCCGCGCGGGCGAGCCCCGGGCCGAGGCGATGAAGCGCTTCGAGGCCTTCCTGCGCCCCGATGACGAGCTGGCGGTGTGGACGACGTTCGCGCTGGACCTGCTGTGGGCGGGTGGCATCACCCGGCGTCCGGCCAGCAGCGTGCGCCTGGCCACCGCGCGCGCGTTGAAGGGCAAGGCGGGCGGCGTGGAGCAGGCGATGACGCTGCTGCAAGGGCCGGACGTGCCGCAGTGGGCCCCGGGGCGCGCGGGCCGGCGCATCCGCGCGCTGGAGTCCGTGGTGCGCGAGCTGGTGGCCCGAGGCAACGCCACCGAGCCGCCGCAGAAGCTGCCGCGCACCGGCTCCTGA
- a CDS encoding FecR domain-containing protein translates to MARHELPSLWALAAGELDAEARVRVEAHVATCSECAQALEQVRRSRAVLQEARGATPPLRSDAMPDGLRAAAARRLTRGTPAGRWPWAVALAGVCAVVLGLWMVRAPRVRDAAGALVARTDEPVLSVPGAEAPGALAGGGVAPGTASGPPHVAAGGGATPVQAQDAAHAVAGSASPLPTDTAARTDATTETERVAGAGAILREAGGAERALEPGMRLRSGVAVRTPPRSSALLRLPDESRVRLSSGSEVELSRAESRDVHLTVTRGRLSVEASHTARQGFLVEVAGLRVSVVGTLFTVERTKDGAAVAVAEGQVRVEAAGQPARLVGPGERVELHAARHTLNPRRMSKLDLRAIAELRAPEDEAPPSKALSARPAPAWKAEPVDVPAPTTPGAVAAVTPSPREPATEPPEPAPPPAAALAPVAAAGNSPTATPAPGDPVQEFAPYPVPSVNVPPPPAPAPAPQAPPEAVAKPSPKKREPLIPMALVSRDADERFLGYARLQVNSRKCERFLVGLDEIAQRSPRAAHREQARYLRARCFEEKLESHRARDEYRRYLQDFPRGRYAKEAKTGLLP, encoded by the coding sequence ATGGCTCGCCATGAGCTGCCCTCCCTGTGGGCCCTGGCCGCGGGCGAGCTGGACGCCGAAGCGCGCGTCCGCGTCGAGGCGCACGTCGCCACCTGCTCCGAATGCGCCCAGGCGCTGGAGCAGGTGCGGCGGTCCCGCGCGGTCCTCCAGGAGGCCCGCGGCGCCACGCCTCCGCTGCGCTCGGACGCCATGCCGGATGGGCTCCGCGCGGCGGCGGCACGGCGGCTGACCCGCGGCACCCCAGCCGGCCGCTGGCCCTGGGCCGTGGCGCTCGCGGGGGTCTGCGCGGTGGTGCTGGGGCTCTGGATGGTCCGAGCGCCCAGGGTACGGGACGCGGCAGGCGCGCTCGTGGCCCGGACCGACGAGCCTGTCCTTTCTGTGCCGGGGGCCGAGGCTCCGGGCGCATTGGCCGGTGGCGGCGTCGCGCCCGGGACGGCTTCAGGGCCCCCTCACGTCGCGGCCGGCGGCGGCGCCACGCCCGTGCAGGCTCAGGACGCCGCGCACGCCGTGGCCGGCAGCGCGTCCCCGTTGCCCACGGACACGGCGGCGAGGACGGACGCCACCACGGAGACGGAGCGGGTCGCCGGCGCGGGGGCCATCCTGCGCGAAGCGGGCGGCGCGGAGCGGGCGCTCGAGCCTGGCATGCGGCTGCGCTCGGGCGTGGCGGTGCGGACGCCTCCGCGGTCCAGCGCCCTGCTCAGGCTGCCGGACGAGAGCCGCGTGCGACTGTCCTCGGGCTCGGAGGTGGAGCTGTCCCGCGCGGAGTCTCGCGACGTGCACCTCACCGTGACCAGGGGCCGCCTGTCCGTCGAGGCCTCGCACACCGCGCGCCAGGGCTTCCTGGTGGAGGTCGCGGGCCTGCGCGTGTCGGTGGTGGGCACCCTCTTCACGGTGGAGCGCACGAAGGACGGCGCCGCCGTGGCCGTGGCGGAAGGACAGGTCCGCGTCGAGGCGGCTGGACAGCCGGCCCGTCTGGTGGGCCCGGGTGAGCGCGTGGAGCTGCACGCGGCGAGACACACGCTGAACCCGCGCAGGATGTCGAAGCTGGACCTGCGCGCCATCGCGGAGCTCCGCGCACCCGAGGACGAAGCGCCCCCGTCCAAGGCCCTCAGCGCCCGCCCCGCCCCCGCCTGGAAGGCCGAACCGGTGGACGTGCCTGCGCCCACGACGCCGGGCGCGGTGGCGGCGGTGACGCCCTCGCCGCGGGAGCCCGCTACCGAGCCTCCCGAGCCCGCGCCACCGCCGGCGGCGGCCCTGGCCCCCGTGGCCGCGGCGGGCAACTCGCCGACCGCGACTCCGGCCCCCGGGGACCCGGTCCAGGAGTTCGCGCCCTACCCCGTGCCGTCGGTCAACGTCCCGCCGCCGCCCGCTCCAGCCCCTGCGCCCCAGGCACCACCGGAGGCCGTGGCGAAGCCTTCACCGAAGAAGCGCGAGCCCCTGATTCCCATGGCGCTGGTGTCCAGGGACGCCGACGAACGGTTCCTGGGCTACGCCCGGCTCCAGGTGAACTCGCGCAAGTGCGAGCGCTTCCTGGTGGGCCTGGACGAGATTGCCCAGCGCAGCCCTCGGGCTGCCCACCGCGAGCAGGCGCGCTACCTGCGCGCGCGGTGCTTCGAGGAGAAGCTCGAATCCCATCGGGCCCGGGACGAGTACCGGCGGTACCTCCAGGACTTCCCGCGAGGGCGCTACGCCAAGGAGGCCAAGACGGGCCTGCTGCCCTGA
- a CDS encoding RNA polymerase sigma factor: protein MFLRGARSFAHAASLPEERKGRDVSGAPAQDEPRLQALVRRIQEGDLTAFEQLYALTRADASRTLWHLVGNRVDVEDLLQEAYLRLLTAVKSYRGESRFRTFFYRVCANVALSHLRWKRRRPEDSVWELPETTAEGEDPERAASRRQAARLVELALERLKPKKRIVFVYYELCGMSPDEIAEAVGSSPNTVRSRLHHARLEFNEAMQRLLGASRPGGAHGSP from the coding sequence GTGTTCCTGCGTGGAGCCCGCTCATTCGCGCACGCCGCCAGCCTCCCGGAGGAGCGAAAGGGGCGCGACGTGTCCGGGGCTCCGGCCCAGGACGAGCCACGGCTCCAAGCGCTGGTCCGCCGCATCCAGGAGGGGGACCTGACGGCCTTCGAACAGCTCTATGCGCTGACGCGGGCGGATGCCTCGCGCACGTTGTGGCACCTGGTTGGCAACCGCGTGGACGTGGAGGACCTCCTCCAGGAGGCCTACCTCCGGCTGCTGACGGCCGTGAAGAGCTACCGGGGCGAGTCGCGCTTCCGGACCTTCTTCTACCGGGTGTGCGCCAACGTGGCGCTGTCCCACCTGCGCTGGAAGCGGCGCCGGCCGGAGGACTCCGTCTGGGAGCTGCCGGAAACCACGGCGGAGGGCGAGGACCCGGAGCGCGCGGCCTCGCGGCGTCAGGCGGCACGGCTGGTGGAGCTGGCGCTGGAGCGGCTCAAGCCGAAGAAGCGCATCGTCTTCGTGTACTACGAGCTGTGTGGCATGAGCCCGGACGAGATTGCCGAGGCCGTGGGAAGCTCGCCCAACACCGTCCGCAGCCGCCTCCACCATGCGCGGCTGGAGTTCAACGAGGCCATGCAGCGTCTGCTCGGCGCCAGCCGTCCCGGAGGTGCCCATGGCTCGCCATGA
- a CDS encoding Dickkopf N-terminal cysteine-rich domain-containing protein → MRNTPRRGLMWLPLLAVLAILPGCIVHGEDDWYDDDYDDDGICYCVTDRDCSSGESCRSGVCRVVPPDSGQCSTSLDCPGSQICINSVCSQPCSRNSDCGSGQRCEDWYCVGNGSVDAGTRPDAGTRPDAGPRPDAGSDGGTRPDAGVDGGSAQVCRVNNDCGVGNYCINNQCIRGCYDDSWCDATDMCVSGLCRPRPVDPDPNTCSTAEDCTGGKDCVDGQCRASCDSTTQCPEDYTCQIGYCMPIPDGGECRANCDCPAGQVCSNGQCKAPQPDPGPSCVANCDCPSGEVCTNGYCQQPAPPPPPPDAGTGPACEANCDCPSGQVCSNGQCKVPAPPPVQDAGTSTPVCRANCECPSGQVCTEGVCKPVNTGSGNTCQANCECPAGERCIDNVCWL, encoded by the coding sequence ATGCGGAACACTCCTAGACGTGGCCTGATGTGGCTGCCGCTGCTCGCCGTACTCGCCATCCTGCCTGGCTGCATCGTCCACGGTGAGGACGACTGGTACGACGACGACTATGACGACGACGGCATCTGCTACTGCGTCACCGACCGCGACTGCAGCAGCGGCGAGAGCTGCCGCAGCGGCGTATGTCGGGTGGTCCCGCCCGACTCTGGCCAGTGTTCGACGTCCCTGGACTGCCCCGGCTCGCAGATCTGCATCAACAGCGTCTGCTCGCAGCCCTGCTCGCGCAACTCCGACTGCGGCTCGGGCCAGCGGTGCGAGGACTGGTACTGCGTGGGCAACGGCTCCGTGGACGCCGGGACGCGCCCGGACGCCGGGACGCGCCCGGACGCTGGACCGCGCCCGGACGCGGGCTCTGACGGCGGGACGCGCCCGGATGCCGGTGTGGATGGCGGCTCCGCCCAGGTGTGCCGCGTGAACAATGACTGCGGGGTGGGGAACTACTGCATCAACAACCAGTGCATCCGCGGCTGCTACGACGATAGCTGGTGCGACGCGACGGACATGTGCGTGAGCGGCCTGTGCCGCCCGCGCCCGGTGGACCCGGACCCGAACACCTGCTCCACGGCGGAGGACTGCACTGGCGGGAAGGACTGCGTGGATGGCCAGTGCCGCGCGTCCTGCGACTCCACCACCCAGTGCCCGGAGGACTACACCTGCCAGATTGGCTACTGCATGCCCATTCCGGATGGCGGCGAGTGCCGCGCCAACTGCGACTGCCCCGCCGGCCAGGTCTGCTCCAATGGCCAGTGCAAGGCGCCGCAGCCGGACCCGGGCCCGTCGTGCGTGGCCAACTGCGACTGCCCCTCCGGTGAGGTCTGCACCAACGGCTACTGCCAGCAGCCCGCCCCGCCGCCTCCTCCGCCGGATGCGGGCACGGGCCCGGCCTGCGAGGCCAACTGCGATTGCCCGTCCGGCCAGGTCTGCTCCAATGGCCAGTGCAAGGTGCCGGCGCCGCCCCCGGTGCAGGACGCCGGGACGTCGACGCCGGTGTGCCGCGCCAACTGCGAGTGCCCCTCCGGTCAGGTCTGCACGGAGGGCGTCTGCAAGCCCGTCAACACGGGCAGCGGCAACACCTGCCAGGCCAACTGCGAGTGCCCGGCCGGCGAGCGCTGCATCGACAACGTCTGCTGGCTGTAG
- a CDS encoding class I SAM-dependent methyltransferase: MADTQGTHGTHDATGPGGMFANRLRKGDKRFRKWARAQGLTAFRVYDRDIPEYPFAIDVYGDRVHVVEYPRRRAIASGAAETQREEVLAAVSEVLAAPPERIFVKTHTPQPWGRSQYGRVGQDSGRIVVEEQGLKFWVNLGDYLDTGLFMDHRNTRARVREEARGKRFLNLFAYTGAFTVYAAAGGAASTMTVDLSNTYLDWAEDNLELNGLADARHTLVRADAKAWVEAQADAPERYDLVVCDPPSFSTSKKMSGSFNVQRDHPRLLAAIRALLAPGGVLYFSNNFLGFQLDSKATRGMEVEELTPRSIPEDFQRKEIHRCWRMVVP; this comes from the coding sequence ATGGCTGACACACAAGGTACGCACGGCACTCACGACGCAACCGGCCCTGGGGGCATGTTCGCCAACCGGCTGCGCAAGGGAGACAAGCGCTTCCGCAAGTGGGCCCGCGCGCAGGGCCTGACGGCCTTCCGCGTCTACGACAGGGACATCCCCGAGTACCCCTTCGCCATCGACGTCTACGGCGACCGCGTCCACGTCGTGGAGTACCCCCGGCGGCGCGCCATCGCCTCGGGCGCGGCGGAGACGCAGCGGGAGGAGGTGCTGGCCGCGGTGTCCGAGGTGCTGGCCGCCCCTCCCGAGCGCATCTTCGTGAAGACGCACACGCCCCAGCCCTGGGGCCGCTCGCAGTACGGCCGGGTGGGCCAGGACAGCGGGCGCATCGTGGTGGAGGAGCAGGGCCTCAAGTTCTGGGTGAACCTGGGCGACTACCTCGACACCGGCCTCTTCATGGACCACCGCAACACCCGCGCGCGCGTGCGGGAGGAGGCCCGGGGCAAGCGCTTCCTCAACCTCTTCGCGTACACCGGGGCCTTCACCGTCTACGCCGCCGCCGGAGGCGCCGCGAGCACGATGACGGTGGACCTGTCCAACACGTACCTGGATTGGGCCGAGGACAACCTGGAGCTCAACGGGCTGGCGGACGCACGGCACACCCTGGTGCGCGCGGACGCCAAGGCCTGGGTGGAGGCCCAGGCCGACGCGCCGGAGCGCTATGACCTGGTGGTGTGCGACCCGCCGTCCTTCTCCACGTCGAAGAAGATGTCGGGCAGCTTCAACGTGCAGCGCGACCACCCGCGCCTGCTGGCCGCCATCCGGGCGCTGCTCGCGCCCGGCGGCGTCCTCTACTTCTCCAACAACTTCCTGGGCTTCCAGTTGGACTCGAAGGCCACGCGGGGGATGGAGGTGGAGGAGCTCACCCCGCGCTCCATCCCCGAGGACTTCCAGCGAAAGGAGATCCACCGCTGCTGGCGCATGGTGGTCCCCTGA
- a CDS encoding UdgX family uracil-DNA binding protein (This protein belongs to the uracil DNA glycosylase superfamily, members of which act in excision repair of DNA. However, it belongs more specifically to UdgX branch, whose founding member was found to bind uracil in DNA (where it does not belong), without cleaving it, appears to promote DNA repair by a pathway involving RecA, rather than base excision.) yields the protein MPKRPSVQTTAAPLIPESPTYDKLRKAAAGCQACPLWRTGTQTVFGEPEGQPRPGPRVMLVGEQPGDQEDRAGRPFVGPSGRLLDEALEAAGIDRAQVYVTNTVKHFKWTGQGSRRIHAKPTTAEIRACLPWLEAELRVFRPDVLVCLGATAAQALLGKDFRVTQSRGQPVASEWARVVVATVHPSSILRAPDPRAREAALEAFIDDLRVVARIIHGVSEGEGAHAPM from the coding sequence ATGCCCAAGCGTCCTTCCGTCCAGACCACCGCGGCCCCCCTCATCCCTGAGTCTCCGACGTACGACAAGCTCCGAAAGGCGGCCGCGGGGTGTCAGGCGTGCCCGCTGTGGCGCACGGGCACCCAGACAGTCTTTGGCGAGCCCGAGGGCCAACCGCGTCCTGGCCCCCGGGTGATGCTGGTGGGGGAGCAGCCAGGGGACCAGGAGGACCGGGCCGGGAGGCCCTTCGTGGGGCCCTCTGGCCGGCTGCTGGACGAGGCGCTGGAGGCCGCCGGCATCGACCGCGCGCAGGTGTACGTCACCAATACGGTGAAGCACTTCAAGTGGACCGGCCAGGGCTCCCGGCGCATCCACGCGAAGCCCACCACGGCGGAGATTCGCGCCTGCCTGCCATGGCTGGAGGCGGAGCTTCGGGTGTTCCGCCCGGACGTCCTCGTCTGTCTGGGCGCCACCGCGGCGCAGGCGCTGCTGGGCAAGGACTTCCGGGTGACGCAGTCGCGCGGGCAGCCGGTGGCGTCGGAGTGGGCGCGGGTGGTGGTGGCCACGGTGCACCCGTCCTCCATCCTCCGCGCGCCGGACCCCCGGGCGAGGGAGGCCGCGCTGGAGGCCTTCATCGACGACCTGCGCGTCGTCGCGCGCATCATCCACGGCGTGTCGGAAGGGGAGGGCGCGCACGCGCCCATGTGA
- a CDS encoding crotonase/enoyl-CoA hydratase family protein, which translates to MSVRVEKNGPVTTVILHRPEVRNAVDGATAQALADAFRAFDADPDARVGVLHGDGGTFCAGADLKAVSEGRMPRLELDGDGPMGPSRMVLSKPVIASIGGHAVAGGLELALWCDLRVAEEDAVLGVFCRRWGVPLIDGGTVRLPRLIGLSRALDLILTGRPVSAQEALAMGLVNRVVPRGQAREAAEALAREVAAFPQACMNADRHSAYTQAGLGTEEALRQEFARGVKVLESESIAGATRFAQGAGRHGKFE; encoded by the coding sequence ATGAGCGTGCGCGTCGAGAAGAACGGCCCCGTCACCACCGTCATCCTGCACCGCCCGGAGGTGCGCAACGCCGTGGATGGCGCCACCGCCCAGGCGCTGGCGGACGCCTTCCGCGCCTTCGACGCGGACCCGGACGCGCGGGTGGGGGTGCTCCACGGCGACGGAGGCACCTTCTGCGCCGGGGCGGACCTGAAGGCCGTCTCCGAGGGCCGGATGCCGCGCCTGGAGCTGGACGGAGATGGGCCCATGGGGCCCTCGCGGATGGTGCTGTCCAAGCCCGTCATCGCGTCCATTGGCGGGCACGCGGTGGCGGGCGGCCTGGAGCTGGCGCTGTGGTGTGACTTGCGCGTGGCGGAGGAGGACGCCGTCCTGGGCGTCTTCTGCCGCCGCTGGGGCGTGCCCCTCATCGACGGCGGCACGGTGCGGCTGCCCCGCCTCATCGGCCTGTCGCGCGCGCTGGACCTCATCCTCACCGGCCGGCCGGTGTCCGCCCAGGAGGCGCTGGCCATGGGGCTGGTCAACCGGGTGGTACCCCGGGGCCAGGCGCGCGAGGCCGCCGAGGCCCTGGCGCGCGAGGTGGCCGCCTTCCCCCAGGCCTGCATGAACGCGGATAGGCACTCCGCCTACACCCAGGCGGGCCTGGGCACCGAGGAAGCGCTGCGTCAGGAGTTCGCGCGCGGCGTCAAGGTGCTGGAGTCGGAGTCCATTGCCGGGGCCACGCGCTTTGCCCAGGGGGCGGGGCGTCACGGGAAGTTCGAATAG
- a CDS encoding cystathionine gamma-synthase, with protein MRFDTLAIHAGQEPDPTTGAIMTPVYLTSTYVQDGPGEHKGFEYSRTQNPTRNALQDCLAALEGAKHGAAFASGLAGTAMLMHMLDAGDHVIVSDDVYGGTFRIFDKVFRRAGLHYSFVDLSKPENFEAAITPKTKMVWVESPTNPMLKLIDLARIAEVAKKRNILSVADNTFMTPYFQRPLDLGFDVVAHSTTKYINGHSDVVGGFVCTSREDVAEKMYFLQNAVGGVSGAFDSFMVLRGVKTLHVRMDRHASNAMKVAQFLASHPKVKKVTYPGLESHPQHALARQQMSGFGGMVTFDIQGGLEAARTFLKTVKVFACAESLGGVESLIEHPAIMTHASIPKETREQLGITDGFIRLSVGIEDARDLVDDLAQALDAAK; from the coding sequence ATGCGCTTCGACACGCTTGCCATTCACGCCGGTCAGGAGCCGGACCCCACCACGGGCGCCATCATGACGCCCGTCTACCTGACCTCCACCTACGTCCAGGACGGCCCCGGAGAGCACAAGGGCTTCGAGTACAGCCGGACGCAGAACCCCACCCGCAACGCGCTCCAGGACTGTCTGGCGGCGCTCGAGGGCGCGAAGCACGGCGCGGCCTTCGCCTCCGGCCTGGCGGGCACGGCCATGCTGATGCACATGCTGGATGCGGGCGACCACGTCATCGTGTCCGACGACGTGTACGGCGGCACCTTCCGCATCTTCGACAAGGTGTTCCGGCGGGCCGGGCTGCACTACTCCTTCGTGGACCTGTCCAAGCCGGAGAACTTCGAGGCGGCGATCACGCCCAAGACGAAGATGGTGTGGGTGGAGTCCCCCACCAACCCGATGCTCAAGCTCATCGACCTGGCGCGCATCGCCGAGGTCGCCAAGAAGCGGAACATCCTCTCCGTCGCGGACAACACCTTCATGACGCCGTACTTCCAGCGCCCGCTGGACCTCGGCTTCGACGTGGTGGCGCACTCCACCACCAAGTACATCAACGGGCACAGCGACGTCGTCGGCGGCTTCGTCTGCACCAGCCGTGAGGACGTGGCGGAGAAGATGTACTTCCTCCAGAACGCCGTGGGCGGCGTGTCCGGCGCCTTCGACAGCTTCATGGTGCTGCGCGGCGTGAAGACGCTGCACGTGCGCATGGACCGCCACGCCTCCAACGCGATGAAGGTGGCGCAGTTCCTGGCCTCCCACCCGAAGGTGAAGAAGGTCACCTACCCGGGCCTGGAGTCGCACCCGCAGCACGCGCTGGCCAGGCAGCAGATGTCCGGCTTCGGCGGCATGGTGACCTTCGACATCCAGGGTGGCCTGGAGGCGGCCCGCACCTTCCTCAAGACGGTGAAGGTGTTCGCCTGCGCCGAGTCCCTGGGCGGCGTCGAATCCCTCATCGAGCACCCGGCCATCATGACCCACGCCTCCATCCCCAAGGAGACGCGCGAGCAGCTCGGCATCACCGACGGCTTCATCCGCCTGTCGGTGGGCATCGAGGACGCGCGGGACCTGGTGGACGACCTGGCCCAGGCGCTCGACGCCGCGAAGTAG
- a CDS encoding MaoC family dehydratase — MRYFEDFQPGDVSEHGPHVVSREEIIAFATQFDPQPFHLSDEGARDSIFGGLVASGWHTASLCHRLLVQSFLGQASSLGSPGLDELRWLKPVRPGDTLRVRVEVVSATPSRSKPDRGAVKLRMEVRNQKDEVVMTELANVLFGRRPRG; from the coding sequence ATGCGCTATTTCGAGGACTTCCAGCCCGGGGACGTGAGCGAACACGGCCCCCATGTGGTGTCGCGCGAGGAAATCATCGCCTTCGCGACCCAGTTCGACCCGCAGCCCTTCCACCTGAGCGACGAGGGTGCTCGTGACAGCATCTTCGGGGGCCTGGTGGCCAGCGGCTGGCACACCGCCTCCCTCTGTCATCGCCTGCTGGTGCAGAGCTTCCTGGGCCAGGCGTCCAGCCTGGGCTCGCCCGGCTTGGATGAGCTGCGCTGGCTCAAGCCCGTGCGGCCCGGGGACACCTTGCGCGTGCGCGTGGAGGTCGTCTCCGCCACGCCGTCCCGCAGCAAGCCGGACCGGGGCGCCGTGAAGCTCCGCATGGAGGTGCGCAACCAGAAGGACGAGGTGGTGATGACGGAGCTGGCCAACGTGCTCTTCGGCCGGCGTCCGCGGGGGTAG